TATAAAGCTTCATTTTCACGGAAACCGGCCATAGAACCGCCGAACATCACGTCAGCGTAAGGGTTTTGCTTCTCGGACTGTAAGCGCTTAATAATTTCGCCGGTACCAGCCGTTACAAGCTCAACCGTAATCCCGGTCTGCTTCTCGAACATCGGGATGATGGTCTTGATGATCTCCTCGCTATTCGGACTGTAGATGACGAGTTTATTAGACGAAGCCGAGTCGGGCTCGCTGCTTCCGCAACCGCTTAGCGCCCCCATAATCAACACGCAGGTTAACAGTAAAATCGACAGCTTTTTCATGTATAATCCCCCTTGAACAAAGTTCATTTCGTAATTGCATGTTCATTGTAGCAAGCTTGGTACCGTTTACATAATCCCATAATCCGCAAACATCGTCTAAAATACGCAACCTAATTTGGAGTAGAAGAGATCTGGGCCGATATACTTTTAAAGAATTCTTTCAGACTCGTTAGGGCAAGATATGGTTTGGAACAACGTCTGGCAAGATGGAGCTGTTCCTATCACAATGTCGAGGGAGTGAGATGGATGGCTAATAAAAACGATCGTAATCAAAAGGTTGATTCTGACCGCGACACGACCAACATGGATATTGAAGCTGGAGAAGCTTTAGGAACAGCTGGCGGCGGCGCGGTGGGTGCTGCTGTAGGTTCCGTTCTGGGTCCAATCGGCACGATTGCCGGCGGTATCGCAGGCGCAGCATTGGGAAACAAAGCTGGCGACGCTGTAGACAATGACGACAACGATTCAAAATAAACGGCGTTAACACTTCCATCTGTACGAGTACAAATAAG
This Paenibacillus sp. JZ16 DNA region includes the following protein-coding sequences:
- a CDS encoding glycine zipper domain-containing protein, coding for MANKNDRNQKVDSDRDTTNMDIEAGEALGTAGGGAVGAAVGSVLGPIGTIAGGIAGAALGNKAGDAVDNDDNDSK